Proteins co-encoded in one Arachis hypogaea cultivar Tifrunner chromosome 13, arahy.Tifrunner.gnm2.J5K5, whole genome shotgun sequence genomic window:
- the LOC112737842 gene encoding uncharacterized protein isoform X3: protein MGGGGAMRTAAKIAGIGFGRTAYRGSPASLPTDRSVRNASVPASTAKLSQEAKSAEVAPLHTAASWELDDWEFADEGELVMVAGEPMPRVVFQGVPTFEEAKEATTELKEAIDKVYLSPDSSHSEGSSHGSEVSVLSPTQVETECKIVEAISSPLVPKHALQAFKLLSTSSQAQTVVASIACDPNVWDAVMQNPAVTDFFKLHQEVAGSEAKETAENEKLSAESDLGNGSFDFMSILENFKLTVTEMVSSVSNFLQNIFPTAEKEKTHGDADGNDEQSFMDTNKIMGGTFMGLAVLAIMVVLVRRS, encoded by the exons ATGGGTGGCGGAGGAGCTATGCGAACGGCGGCCAAAATTGCAGGAATCGGCTTCGGTCGGACTGCCTACAGGGGTTCTCCAGCGTCCCTTCCGACCGACCGGTCTGTGCGGAACGCGTCCGTGCCGGCATCTACCGCCAAGTTATCTCAGGAAGCCAAGTCTGCCGAGGTTGCGCCGCTGCACACGGCGGCGTCGTGGGAGTTAGACGATTGGGAGTTCGCCGATGAAGGCGAATTGGTTATGGTCGCCGGGGAACCCATGCCGCGGGTGGTGTTCCAGGGTGTCCCTACGTTTGAGGAAGCGAAGGAAGCCACCACCGAATTGAAGGAAGCTATTGATAA AGTATACCTTTCTCCTGATTCTTCCCATTCAGAGGGTTCCTCTCATGGTAGTGAAGTCTCTGTTCTGTCTCCTACTCAAGTTGAGACAGAGTGCAAAATTGTCGAGGCCATCTCAAGTCCATTGGTCCCTAAGCATGCCCTTCAGGCTTTTAAACTGCTTAGTACAAGCTCTCAGGCACAG ACTGTGGTGGCTTCCATTGCTTGTGACCCAAATGTATGGGATGCGGTTATGCAAAATCCTGCTGTAACTGATTTCTTTAAGTTACACCAGGAAG TTGCTGGTTCTGAGGCAAAGGAAACTGCAGAGAATGAGAAACTGTCGGCAGAGTCTGATTTGGGGAATGGTTCTTTCGATTTCATGAGCATTCTGGAGAATTTTAAGCTGACGGTGACTGAAATGGTAAGCAGTGTATCAAATTTCCTGCAGAACATTTTCCCAACAGCTGAGAAAGAGAAAACGCATGGCGATGCTGATGGAAATGATGAACAAAGTTTCATGGATACCAATAAAATCATGGGAGGAACTTTCATGGGATTGGCAGTGCTGGCTATAATGGTGGTATTGGTGAGGAGATCCTAA
- the LOC112737842 gene encoding uncharacterized protein isoform X2 gives MGGGGAMRTAAKIAGIGFGRTAYRGSPASLPTDRSVRNASVPASTAKLSQEAKSAEVAPLHTAASWELDDWEFADEGELVMVAGEPMPRVVFQGVPTFEEAKEATTELKEAIDKVYLSPDSSHSEGSSHGSEVSVLSPTQVETECKIVEAISSPLVPKHALQAFKLLSTSSQAQTVVASIACDPNVWDAVMQNPAVTDFFKLHQEEATPENLENCAAVAGSEAKETAENEKLSAESDLGNGSFDFMSILENFKLTVTEMVSSVSNFLQNIFPTAEKEKTHGDADGNDEQSFMDTNKIMGGTFMGLAVLAIMVVLVRRS, from the exons ATGGGTGGCGGAGGAGCTATGCGAACGGCGGCCAAAATTGCAGGAATCGGCTTCGGTCGGACTGCCTACAGGGGTTCTCCAGCGTCCCTTCCGACCGACCGGTCTGTGCGGAACGCGTCCGTGCCGGCATCTACCGCCAAGTTATCTCAGGAAGCCAAGTCTGCCGAGGTTGCGCCGCTGCACACGGCGGCGTCGTGGGAGTTAGACGATTGGGAGTTCGCCGATGAAGGCGAATTGGTTATGGTCGCCGGGGAACCCATGCCGCGGGTGGTGTTCCAGGGTGTCCCTACGTTTGAGGAAGCGAAGGAAGCCACCACCGAATTGAAGGAAGCTATTGATAA AGTATACCTTTCTCCTGATTCTTCCCATTCAGAGGGTTCCTCTCATGGTAGTGAAGTCTCTGTTCTGTCTCCTACTCAAGTTGAGACAGAGTGCAAAATTGTCGAGGCCATCTCAAGTCCATTGGTCCCTAAGCATGCCCTTCAGGCTTTTAAACTGCTTAGTACAAGCTCTCAGGCACAG ACTGTGGTGGCTTCCATTGCTTGTGACCCAAATGTATGGGATGCGGTTATGCAAAATCCTGCTGTAACTGATTTCTTTAAGTTACACCAGGAAG AGGCAACTcctgaaaacctagaaaattgtGCCGCAGTTGCTGGTTCTGAGGCAAAGGAAACTGCAGAGAATGAGAAACTGTCGGCAGAGTCTGATTTGGGGAATGGTTCTTTCGATTTCATGAGCATTCTGGAGAATTTTAAGCTGACGGTGACTGAAATGGTAAGCAGTGTATCAAATTTCCTGCAGAACATTTTCCCAACAGCTGAGAAAGAGAAAACGCATGGCGATGCTGATGGAAATGATGAACAAAGTTTCATGGATACCAATAAAATCATGGGAGGAACTTTCATGGGATTGGCAGTGCTGGCTATAATGGTGGTATTGGTGAGGAGATCCTAA
- the LOC112737842 gene encoding uncharacterized protein isoform X1 translates to MGGGGAMRTAAKIAGIGFGRTAYRGSPASLPTDRSVRNASVPASTAKLSQEAKSAEVAPLHTAASWELDDWEFADEGELVMVAGEPMPRVVFQGVPTFEEAKEATTELKEAIDKVYLSPDSSHSEGSSHGSEVSVLSPTQVETECKIVEAISSPLVPKHALQAFKLLSTSSQAQTVVASIACDPNVWDAVMQNPAVTDFFKLHQEVAISETEATPENLENCAAVAGSEAKETAENEKLSAESDLGNGSFDFMSILENFKLTVTEMVSSVSNFLQNIFPTAEKEKTHGDADGNDEQSFMDTNKIMGGTFMGLAVLAIMVVLVRRS, encoded by the exons ATGGGTGGCGGAGGAGCTATGCGAACGGCGGCCAAAATTGCAGGAATCGGCTTCGGTCGGACTGCCTACAGGGGTTCTCCAGCGTCCCTTCCGACCGACCGGTCTGTGCGGAACGCGTCCGTGCCGGCATCTACCGCCAAGTTATCTCAGGAAGCCAAGTCTGCCGAGGTTGCGCCGCTGCACACGGCGGCGTCGTGGGAGTTAGACGATTGGGAGTTCGCCGATGAAGGCGAATTGGTTATGGTCGCCGGGGAACCCATGCCGCGGGTGGTGTTCCAGGGTGTCCCTACGTTTGAGGAAGCGAAGGAAGCCACCACCGAATTGAAGGAAGCTATTGATAA AGTATACCTTTCTCCTGATTCTTCCCATTCAGAGGGTTCCTCTCATGGTAGTGAAGTCTCTGTTCTGTCTCCTACTCAAGTTGAGACAGAGTGCAAAATTGTCGAGGCCATCTCAAGTCCATTGGTCCCTAAGCATGCCCTTCAGGCTTTTAAACTGCTTAGTACAAGCTCTCAGGCACAG ACTGTGGTGGCTTCCATTGCTTGTGACCCAAATGTATGGGATGCGGTTATGCAAAATCCTGCTGTAACTGATTTCTTTAAGTTACACCAGGAAG TGGCTATTTCTGAAACAGAGGCAACTcctgaaaacctagaaaattgtGCCGCAGTTGCTGGTTCTGAGGCAAAGGAAACTGCAGAGAATGAGAAACTGTCGGCAGAGTCTGATTTGGGGAATGGTTCTTTCGATTTCATGAGCATTCTGGAGAATTTTAAGCTGACGGTGACTGAAATGGTAAGCAGTGTATCAAATTTCCTGCAGAACATTTTCCCAACAGCTGAGAAAGAGAAAACGCATGGCGATGCTGATGGAAATGATGAACAAAGTTTCATGGATACCAATAAAATCATGGGAGGAACTTTCATGGGATTGGCAGTGCTGGCTATAATGGTGGTATTGGTGAGGAGATCCTAA